In Vigna unguiculata cultivar IT97K-499-35 chromosome 3, ASM411807v1, whole genome shotgun sequence, a single genomic region encodes these proteins:
- the LOC114177418 gene encoding zinc-finger homeodomain protein 2-like produces the protein MDMREQDKVIEMPSTLGYNLPNRNSSSSKLSSPIGERSEQPPQSHTLLFTDPPQTTSHHHHHHPLNPPISLPPNPPRPRRDPDPTPVSPPAITTPRTQPHSTGTFTTTFRYRECLKNHAASMGGHVTDGCGEFMPNGEEGTPESFKCAACECHRNFHRKESEGESSQHVLNYHLTYPGKTNRNTVLHSPQSHLHGVVATPSGGPVQPAMLGFGGTPAESSSEDLNMFQSDDAGQLLSVQPPLSSSKKRFRTKFSPQQKDKMMEFAEKLGWKIQRQDEQELHQFCSQVGVKRQVFKVWMHNSKQAMKKKQM, from the coding sequence ATGGACATGAGAGAGCAAGATAAGGTAATAGAGATGCCTAGCACTTTGGGTTATAACCTCCCCAATAGAAATTCATCTTCCTCCAAGTTATCATCACCAATAGGGGAAAGAAGTGAGCAACCTCCTCAATCTCACACATTGCTTTTCACTGATCCACCCCAAACAACttcacatcatcatcatcatcatcctctCAACCCCCCTATTTCTCTTCCACCAAACCCTCCCAGACCCAGAAGAGATCCAGATCCAACTCCTGTTTCTCCTCCTGCCATAACCACCCCGAGAACACAACCACACTCCACAGGAACTTTCACGACAACATTCAGATACCGAGAATGTCTGAAGAATCATGCTGCCAGCATGGGGGGCCATGTCACAGATGGGTGTGGGGAGTTTATGCCAAATGGAGAAGAAGGCACCCCGGAATCCTTCAAGTGTGCTGCTTGTGAGTGCCACCGCAATTTCCACAGAAAAGAATCTGAAGGCGAATCATCACAGCATGTTCTCAACTACCACCTCACTTACCCCGGCAAAACCAATAGAAACACCGTTCTTCATTCTCCGCAATCTCATCTCCACGGCGTGGTGGCTACCCCTTCTGGTGGGCCGGTTCAGCCCGCGATGTTGGGGTTTGGGGGAACCCCAGCTGAGTCGTCGAGCGAAGATCTCAACATGTTTCAGAGCGATGATGCAGGGCAATTGTTATCAGTGCAGCCACCACTGTCATCGTCGAAGAAGAGGTTCAGGACCAAGTTTTCACCGCAACAAAAGGATAAGATGATGGAGTTTGCTGAGAAACTGGGGTGGAAGATCCAGAGACAAGATGAACAGGAACTGCATCAGTTTTGCTCTCAGGTTGGTGTAAAAAGACAGGTTTTCAAGGTTTGGATGCACAACAGCAAGCAAGCCATGAAGAAGAAGCAAATGTAA